From the Drosophila simulans strain w501 chromosome 2L, Prin_Dsim_3.1, whole genome shotgun sequence genome, the window CTGGCATCGTATATAGCTAGAATCAAGATAACGAATTCAAATTGGAATTGTAGTTGACAATTGTGAAAAGCCCCTTTCCTAGAGAGTTTCACATTTAATTAGGAGTTTTAGAAAGTGATTTATCCTCACCATGGCCGATGAAAAGAAAGCcaagaaaacgaaaaagtCCACCGAATCGACCACACCCAGTGCCACTGAGGAAGCAGCTCCAGCCGAAGCTGCTCCGCCAGCAGAGGCTGCAGAAGCTGCTCCTCAGCCCGAACCGACCGCCGTCGAACCACCACCAAATCCCCAGCCAGCTGAGGAGATCAGCTCCGGCAACAACCCTTCTAACCCATCAAATGCCTCTAATGACTTACAGCGTCTGGAGGAGAAGGCCAAGAAGGCTGAGGAACTGCACGCCGCTGAAGTGAAAGTGCGCAAGGAGCTGGAGGCCCTCAACGCCAAGCTGTTGGCTGAGAAGACCGCTCTGCTGGACTCCCTGTCCGGCGAGAAGGGTGCCCTGCAGGACTACCAGGAGCGCAACGCCAAGTTGACCGCCCAGAAGAACGACCTCGAGAACCAGCTGCGCGTAAGTATCCCATTAATCCCATACACTAAATCCCATTTATGCGATGGCATAAATCCAAGTGCCACGAAAGCGGAAAACGCGAAATTGATCAGAGGCAATCGAGCATGAAAGTTGCTCGGCTATTTCTGGGCACTGGCGCACTTGGCTAAATTTAGGAGTGACCGATCGCCTACTTACTCACCCACTTAACACGCCCACACAATTTTGTTCAATTCCAATAGGATATCCAAGAGCGCCTGACTCAGGAGGAGGATGCCCGCAACCAGCTGTtccagcagaagaagaaggcCGACCAGGAGATCTCTGGCCTGAAGAAGGACATCGAGGATCTGGAATTGAACGTCCAGAAGGCCGAGCAGGACAAGGCCACCAAGGATCACCAGATCCGCAACTTGAACGACGAGATCGCCCACCAGGATGAGCTCATCAACAAGTTGAACAAGGAGAAGAAGATGCAGGGCGAGACCAACCAGAAGACCGGTGAGGAGCTCCAGGCTGCCGAGGACAAGATCAACCACTTGAACAAGGTTAAGGCCAAGCTCGAGCAGACCCTCGATGAACTGGAGGATTCGCTGGAGCGCGAGAAGAAGGTGCGCGGCGATGTTGAGAAGTCCAAGCGCAAGGTTGAGGGCGACCTCAAGCTCACCCAGGAGGCTGTTGCCGATCTGGAGCGCAACAAGAAGGAGCTCGAGCAGACCATCCAGCGCAAGGACAAGGAGCTGTCCTCCATCACCGCCAAGCTCGAGGACGAGCAGGTCGTTGTTCTGAAGCACCAGCGCCAGATCAAGGAACTGCAGGCCCGCATCGAGGAGCTCGAGGAAGAGGTCGAGGCTGAGCGCCAGGCCCGCGCCAAGGCTGAGAAGCAGCGCGCCGATCTGGCCCGCGAACTCGAGGAATTGGGCGAGCGTCTGGAGGAGGCTGGCGGTGCCACCTCTGCCCAGATTGAGCTCAACAAGAAGCGTGAGGCTGAGTTGAGCAAACTGCGTCGCGATCTTGAGGAGGCCAACATCCAGCACGAGTCCACCCTGGCTAACCTGCGCAAGAAGCACAACGATGCCGTCGCCGAGATGGCCGAGCAGGTTGACCAGCTCAACAAGCTGAAGGCTAAGTAAGTATTGCGGATATTTTTAGACTTCTGGCTAGCTTTTTCAGGTGCCAACGCTATCGAGATAGAGAGATCTTGAAGGATCTACAGTCTAGTCTTCTTTCGAAGAGCTTTGGTTGCCGAACCCAACATAATAGATATTTTGCTCTTTTTACCTATTTGCTAATCCAGGGCTGAACACGATCGCCAGACTTGCCACAACGAGCTGAATCAGACTCGTACCGCCTGCGATCAGCTGGGTCGCGATAAGGTAATATGTCGTGATAACTGGCGCCCGAGCAGGGACGTCCAGCGATCCATACATATACAGAATCACACTGAACACAGCATGTTCCaaccaacaaataaaaatgctacCACACAACTACGTACAAACGAACTACGTCTGTGTGTccctctatctctctctctctctgtctaaTGAAATTGAAGGTTATTTGAAAAGGTTCAACGCAAGGAAAGCAATTCGCTCGCTTCTCGCCTCTGtatctgtctctgtctctgtctctgtctttATCCCCCACAAAACATGAACTAACCCGTGAAATACGAACCTCTGTGTCTCTATCTATCTGTCTAAACCAGGGCTGAGAAGGAGAAGAACGAGTACTACGGCCAGTTGAACGATCTGCGCGCCGGTGTCGACCACATTACCAACGAGAAGGTATTGAATTTGATCTCTACATATATTATTGCTCTCACCGCGATGCTGTAAATTTATATGCTGAAAGTTCTAGTTTAGCCACGTCTACATCTGTGTATAGTATCAACGTAGTTGCAACGCAACCACACCGAAACTCCAAAAGAAAATTCGATTATGTAAAAACTAAAACGACCCACCACCACTAAAGTAATATCCAAGCTTGATCTACTAAACCCCAAATGCCTTGTACAGCACTTGACACGAAACCAAAATGCCACACTTACAATCAATTATGAATGTTCCCAATCCCATCCTGAAACTAATGAACATCCATTGCTTAAATCACCAATAGGCTGCCCAGGAGAAGATCGccaagcagctgcagcacacCCTCAACGAGGTGCAGTCGAAACTGGATGAGACCAACAGGACTCTGAACGACTTCGATGCCAGCAAGAAGAAGCTGTCCATTGAGAACTCCGATCTGCTCCGCCAGCTGGAGGAGGCCGAGTCCCAGGTGTCTCAGCTGTCCAAGATCAAGATCTCTCTGACCACCCAGTTGGAGGACACCAAGCGTCTGGCCGACGAGGAGTCGCGCGAGCGTGCCACCCTTTTGGGCAAGTTCCGCAACTTGGAGCACGACCTGGACAATCTGCGCGAGCAGGTTGAGGAGGAGGCTGAGGGCAAGGCCGATCTGCAGCGCCAGCTGAGCAAGGCCAACGCTGAGGCCCAGGTGTGGCGCAGCAAGTACGAGTCCGATGGCGTTGCCCGCTctgaggagctggaggaggccAAGAGGAAGCTGCAGGCCCGTTTGGCCGAGGCCGAGGAGACCATCGAGTCCCTCAACCAGAAGTGCATTGGCCTGGAGAAGACCAAGCAGCGTCTGTCCACCGAGGTGGAGGATCTGCAGCTGGAGGTCGACCGTGCCAACGCCATTGCCAACGCTGCCGAGAAGAAGCAGAAGGCCTTCGACAAGATCATCGGCGAGTGGAAACTCAAGGTCGACGATCTGGCTGCTGAGCTGGATGCCTCCCAGAAGGAGTGCCGCAACTACTCCACCGAGCTGTTCCGTCTTAAGGGCGCCTACGAGGAGGGCCAGGAGCAGTTGGAGGCTGTGCGTCGTGAGAACAAGAACCTGGCTGATGAGGTCAAGGATCTGCTCGACCAGATCGGTGAGGGTGGCCGCAACATCCATGAGATCGAGAAGGCCCGCAAGCGCCTGGAAGCCGAGAAGGACGAGCTCCAGGCTGCCCTCGAGGAGGCTGAGGCCGCTCTTGAGCAGGAGGAGAACAAGGTGCTCCGCGCTCAGCTTGAGCTGTCCCAGGTGCGCCAGGAGATCGACCGCCGCATccaggagaaggaggaggagttcgAGAACACCCGCAAGAACCACCAGCGTGCCCTCGACTCCATGCAGGCTTCCCTCGAAGCCGAGGCCAAGGGCAAGGCTGAGGCCCTGCGCATGAAGAAGAAGCTGGAGGCTGACATCAACGAGCTTGAGATTGCTCTGGATCACGCCAACAAGGTAGGTTCAACAACTGCTGCGTAGTCGAACCGAAATGACTAACCTTAATGCTTATCCTTTATTTTAGGCTAACGCCGAGGCCCAGAAGAACATCAAGCGttaccagcagcagctgaaggaCATCCAGACTGCCctcgaggaggagcagcgcgCCCGCGACGATGCCCGCGAACAGCTGGGTATCTCCGAGCGTCGTGCCAACGCCCTCCAGAACGAACTGGAGGAGTCTCGCACTCTGCTGGAGCAGGCCGACCGTGGCCGTCGCCAGGCCGAGCAGGAGCTGGCCGATGCCCACGAGCAGCTGAACGAAGTGTCCGCCCAGAACGCCTCCATCTCCGCTGCCAAGAGGAAGCTGGAGTCCGAGCTGCAGACCCTGCACTCCGACCTGGACGAACTCCTGAACGAAGCCAAGAACTCCGAGGAGAAGGCCAAGAAGGCTATGGTCGATGCCGCCCGCCTGGCCGATGAGCTCCGCGCTGAGCAGGATCATGCCCAGACCCAGGAGAAATTGAGGAAGGCCCTCGAGCAGCAGATCAAGGAGCTGCAGGTCCGTCTGGACGAGGCTGAGGCCAACGCCCTCAAGGGAGGCAAGAAGGCCATTCAGAAGCTTGAGCAGCGCGTCCGCGAGCTCGAGAACGAGCTGGATGGTGAGCAGAGGAGGCACGCCGATGCCCAGAAGAACCTGCGCAAGTCCGAGCGTCGCGTCAAGGAGCTGAGCTTCCAGTCCGAGGAGGACCGCAAGAACCACGAGCGCATGCAGGATCTGGTCGACAAGCTGCAACAGAAGATCAAGACATACAAGAGGCAGATCGAGGAGGCCGAGGAAATCGCCGCCctcaacttggccaaattCCGCAAGGCTCAGCAGGAGCTTGAGGAGGCCGAGGAGCGTGCCGATCTGGCCGAGCAGGCCATCAGCAAATTCCGCGCCAAGGGACGTGCCGGTTCTGTCGGTCGTGGTGCCAGCCCAGCGGTAAGTTATTGAACTATGGCATCAAATGCCTTCATCATCACAACCCTTTAGCCCCTAAGACCCCACAATGACCTTACCCACTCAgagaaaaaagtaaatatgaaAGCCCATTTGAACTTCTCTCAATCGAACACTTCTGAGCCCTCATTTTGCTGCATCAGCGCCTCACTCGCACTCACGTTATTTCTGGATCAGTTATTGAATAATGTGTATATTCTTCCCTTTCATATTGCGCGCGTATGCTCTGCTTCCTCTTACGAAAACAGATCTAAGCCTGAGGCATCACCATCGaataaaaaatctatataGCGATCCAATTATGGTTCATTTACGATAATGAGAGAACAAAACCATGCAAAGAGAATTATAGCTTATaagaattattataaaataaatactaataacaataatatagATGCATCACACGACATTCGCTAGCAgacaaaaatgtataaattagAGGCCACCCCAATCAGAAATCAATGGATCAATTCATCGAATACCAACCAAGAATGCGTTCATTTTGACAGAAAACCagacaaaaagccaaaaaaaaatattgcaaataaataagcaagcAACCAACTGCAGCACCAGGCTAAATCAATCGAAATGCTTTCTTTACCACTATTtacaaaaaagagaaaaaacaaTACTATTCTTCCactatattattataaactGTATTTGTACATGTGTACTGCAGCCGACAGCGTCAAAGGGCCGCAAGAGCGCGCTGCTGGAGCAGTAGAAACTTTCTTGAAACATTTGTAAGTGGACGTGTTCGTGCACGTCTTGACCCGTTCTTGTTGTGTCGGAACTCATCCCTCCCACTcccgcacacgcacaccagtCAGTCAATCAACCGCAGCTCATCTCGTTGTCTCGCTCACTCGTTCGTTGTCGTTGCTCATAGTATCCGTATCGTTTCGCTGTCGTACTCGTCAAGCGTTCTCGCTCCACTCTCATTCGACACAAGCAAGACACTCTATCTCTCGCTCGAAGAGCATTTACGTACCTCAGTTACCGTTCTTTCACCGCGTCACTCGCTGGCACTACAAAACGTGTTCAGAGAGTGCTAGGCGTACTCGTTATCGTTCTATCCCGTGCAGTCGATCCAACATGGCGACTTGTCCCTTACCCGGCATGTTTTAATAAAGTATTTATACTTAAACTAATTCTAATCAACTGATTTATCTCTCTTCCGCAGCCCCGTGCGACGTCCGTTAGGCCACAATTCGACGGATTGGCCTTCCCACCAAGATTCGACCTTGCTCCTGAAAACGAATTCTAAatgccatttcattttttaatttattttaaatgatatttcatAATGATTAtgtttatgattttaatttaatttcttaatttaaaaacaaaataataaaactataacaaaataaatatcgaAAACGACGGGAGGCAAACCACCAACAACGCCAGATGCACTtaggcaaaaaatgaaatcatatAACAACAATCGATCACCATCGATTAgcatacataatacataagtGATCAGTAACAGGCTATTGTGTAAGCGCGACATTTGCCATGGGGACACTGCTCGCTGGAcctgtatttgtatttgtatttatatatttttatacaactTTCGAAATGCATTCAACCAACTAACTATGAAAGAACCATCGACTCTCTCAACCGAACAACATGAGAATAATCGCGAATTGTGAGCCCCGTCAAAATGAAGGCCCCGCGGAAGTGTCCGCCGGTAAATGTCGCCCGCAGTTCGAATATTTTGCTCTATATGTACTCCCAATTTTGTTTGTCATGCAGACCAGACAAGACTTACGGACGACACGAGCTACACACTGCgcttatgtttatgtttaactCTGACTCTATCAAGCAGTGATAGGGAGATAAGATCATCACTTGACACTAAATGAAAAGTATacaaaaaaggaacaaaataaatgtaaatcaaTTTATGAAATGTGTATTATTTTCCGATGAAGAAATCATTCAACTGGGacatatttttcatatttactGACCATACCTGTTAAGAAATTGTCACAGGTCTTTTGTAAACTAATAAGATGTtgtagatatatttatttacttttacttaAGCCCCATACAAAATAAGTCCTACTTTCCCGCCCCAGGAGCCCTGGGATTGGGCTCGATGCGCAATAGTTGCTTGTGCTGGCCAATCATGTGCTCGATGTGGTTGCACTCGCGGAGATGACCCTTGAACTCATCGAGAGTCTGGTAAAGCACCGGATAGAGAGCGGGCAGGAGACCATGATCCAGGGTTGGGAAGAGATGGTGGAGCACATGGTCGCCAAAGTGGGTGAGCACCAGGAACTGCGACCACTTGAGATCACCGCGGTCAATAATCGTGTCCACCTGGAAGAGACCCCAGTCACGATCCTCACGATTGGCATCGCCCTCGTGATAGATTTCCGGATCGTGATGCGCCGCATTCAGACCAATCAAGCAGAAGCTAAAGCTGGCGATCGACGTCATCGCGAGCCACTGGCGCACGCAGATCCAAATGCCTAGAGCTCCCCCGGTACCCAGGTATATGGCAATGGGTATAGTCAGTGGCAGTAGGTCGTGCCAGTAGAGGATGTTGGTGTGGCGCAGCGAATAGAAAATACTGCaatatcaatcaatcaaaagaTCACTGATTAGACTTTGTTTACGATCACCGCCTCGATCACACACTCACCGTGTGCCAATTTGTATGAAGAAGGCGAGGGCATAGGCCACCGGCTCCGTGACCCAGGACACATAACGCATCAACTTGCTCTTGATGTGCGGATTGGGCACCCAGCACAG encodes:
- the LOC6732556 gene encoding myosin heavy chain, muscle isoform X10, producing MPKPVANQEDEDPTPYLFVSLEQRRIDQSKPYDSKKSCWIPDEKEGYLLGEIKATKGDIVSVGLQGGETRDLKKDLLQQVNPPKYEKAEDMSNLTYLNDASVLHNLRQRYYNKLIYTYSGLFCVAINPYKRYPVYTNRCAKMYRGKRRNEVPPHIFAISDGAYVDMLTNHVNQSMLITGESGAGKTENTKKVIAYFATVGASKKTDEAAKSKGSLEDQVVQTNPVLEAFGNAKTVRNDNSSRFGKFIRIHFGPTGKLAGADIETYLLEKARVISQQSLERSYHIFYQIMSGSVAGVKEYCLLSNNIYDYRIVSQGKTTIPSVNDGEEWVAVDQAFDILGFTKQEKEDVYRITAAVMHMGGMKFKQRGREEQAEQDGEEEGGRVSKLFGCDTAELYKNLLKPRIKVGNEFVTQGRNVQQVTNSIGALCKGVFDRLFKWLVKKCNETLDTQQKRQHFIGVLDIAGFEIFEYNGFEQLCINFTNEKLQQFFNHHMFVLEQEEYKREGIDWAFIDFGMDLLACIDLIEKPMGILSILEEESMFPKATDQTFSEKLTNTHLGKSAPFQKPKPPKPGQQAAHFAIAHYAGCVSYNITGWLEKNKDPLNDTVVDQFKKSQNKLLIEIFADHAGQSGGGEQAKGGRGKKGGGFATVSSAYKEQLNSLMTTLRSTQPHFVRCIIPNEMKQPGVVDAHLVMHQLTCNGVLEGIRICRKGFPNRMMYPDFKMRYQILNPAGIVGVDDPKKCGSIILESTSLDPDMYRIGHTKVFFRAGVLGQMEEFRDERLGKIMSWMQAWARGYLSRKGFKKLQEQRVALKVVQRNLRKYLQLRTWPWYKLWQKVKPLLNVSRIEDEIARLEEKAKKAEELHAAEVKVRKELEALNAKLLAEKTALLDSLSGEKGALQDYQERNAKLTAQKNDLENQLRDIQERLTQEEDARNQLFQQKKKADQEISGLKKDIEDLELNVQKAEQDKATKDHQIRNLNDEIAHQDELINKLNKEKKMQGETNQKTGEELQAAEDKINHLNKVKAKLEQTLDELEDSLEREKKVRGDVEKSKRKVEGDLKLTQEAVADLERNKKELEQTIQRKDKELSSITAKLEDEQVVVLKHQRQIKELQARIEELEEEVEAERQARAKAEKQRADLARELEELGERLEEAGGATSAQIELNKKREAELSKLRRDLEEANIQHESTLANLRKKHNDAVAEMAEQVDQLNKLKAKAEKEKNEYYGQLNDLRAGVDHITNEKAAQEKIAKQLQHTLNEVQSKLDETNRTLNDFDASKKKLSIENSDLLRQLEEAESQVSQLSKIKISLTTQLEDTKRLADEESRERATLLGKFRNLEHDLDNLREQVEEEAEGKADLQRQLSKANAEAQVWRSKYESDGVARSEELEEAKRKLQARLAEAEETIESLNQKCIGLEKTKQRLSTEVEDLQLEVDRANAIANAAEKKQKAFDKIIGEWKLKVDDLAAELDASQKECRNYSTELFRLKGAYEEGQEQLEAVRRENKNLADEVKDLLDQIGEGGRNIHEIEKARKRLEAEKDELQAALEEAEAALEQEENKVLRAQLELSQVRQEIDRRIQEKEEEFENTRKNHQRALDSMQASLEAEAKGKAEALRMKKKLEADINELEIALDHANKANAEAQKNIKRYQQQLKDIQTALEEEQRARDDAREQLGISERRANALQNELEESRTLLEQADRGRRQAEQELADAHEQLNEVSAQNASISAAKRKLESELQTLHSDLDELLNEAKNSEEKAKKAMVDAARLADELRAEQDHAQTQEKLRKALEQQIKELQVRLDEAEANALKGGKKAIQKLEQRVRELENELDGEQRRHADAQKNLRKSERRVKELSFQSEEDRKNHERMQDLVDKLQQKIKTYKRQIEEAEEIAALNLAKFRKAQQELEEAEERADLAEQAISKFRAKGRAGSVGRGASPAPRATSVRPQFDGLAFPPRFDLAPENEF
- the LOC6732556 gene encoding myosin heavy chain, muscle isoform X4, producing the protein MPKPVANQEDEDPTPYLFVSLEQRRIDQSKPYDSKKSCWIPDEKEGYLLGEIKATKGDIVSVGLQGGETRDLKKDLLQQVNPPKYEKAEDMSNLTYLNDASVLHNLRQRYYNKLIYTYSGLFCVAINPYKRYPVYTNRCAKMYRGKRRNEVPPHIFAISDGAYVDMLTNHVNQSMLITGESGAGKTENTKKVIAYFATVGASKKTDEAAKSKGSLEDQVVQTNPVLEAFGNAKTVRNDNSSRFGKFIRIHFGPTGKLAGADIETYLLEKARVISQQSLERSYHIFYQIMSGSVAGVKDMCFLSDNIYDYYNVSQGKVTVPNMDDGEEFQLADQAFDILGFTKQEKEDVYRITAAVMHMGGMKFKQRGREEQAEQDGEEEGGRVSKLFGCDTAELYKNLLKPRIKVGNEFVTQGRNVQQVTNSIGALCKGVFDRLFKWLVKKCNETLDTQQKRQHFIGVLDIAGFEIFEYNGFEQLCINFTNEKLQQFFNHHMFVLEQEEYKREGIDWAFIDFGMDLLACIDLIEKPMGILSILEEESMFPKATDQTFSEKLTNTHLGKSAPFQKPKPPKPGQQAAHFAIAHYAGCVSYNITGWLEKNKDPLNDTVVDQFKKSQNKLLIEIFADHAGQSGGGEQAKGGRGKKGGGFATVSSAYKEQLNSLMTTLRSTQPHFVRCIIPNEMKQPGVVDAHLVMHQLTCNGVLEGIRICRKGFPNRMMYPDFKMRYQILNPAGIVGVDDPKKCGSIILESTSLDPDMYRIGHTKVFFRAGVLGQMEEFRDERLGKIMSWMQAWARGYLSRKGFKKLQEQRVALKVVQRNLRKYLQLRTWPWYKLWQKVKPLLNVSRIEDEIARLEEKAKKAEELHAAEVKVRKELEALNAKLLAEKTALLDSLSGEKGALQDYQERNAKLTAQKNDLENQLRDIQERLTQEEDARNQLFQQKKKADQEISGLKKDIEDLELNVQKAEQDKATKDHQIRNLNDEIAHQDELINKLNKEKKMQGETNQKTGEELQAAEDKINHLNKVKAKLEQTLDELEDSLEREKKVRGDVEKSKRKVEGDLKLTQEAVADLERNKKELEQTIQRKDKELSSITAKLEDEQVVVLKHQRQIKELQARIEELEEEVEAERQARAKAEKQRADLARELEELGERLEEAGGATSAQIELNKKREAELSKLRRDLEEANIQHESTLANLRKKHNDAVAEMAEQVDQLNKLKAKAEHDRQTCHNELNQTRTACDQLGRDKAAQEKIAKQLQHTLNEVQSKLDETNRTLNDFDASKKKLSIENSDLLRQLEEAESQVSQLSKIKISLTTQLEDTKRLADEESRERATLLGKFRNLEHDLDNLREQVEEEAEGKADLQRQLSKANAEAQVWRSKYESDGVARSEELEEAKRKLQARLAEAEETIESLNQKCIGLEKTKQRLSTEVEDLQLEVDRANAIANAAEKKQKAFDKIIGEWKLKVDDLAAELDASQKECRNYSTELFRLKGAYEEGQEQLEAVRRENKNLADEVKDLLDQIGEGGRNIHEIEKARKRLEAEKDELQAALEEAEAALEQEENKVLRAQLELSQVRQEIDRRIQEKEEEFENTRKNHQRALDSMQASLEAEAKGKAEALRMKKKLEADINELEIALDHANKANAEAQKNIKRYQQQLKDIQTALEEEQRARDDAREQLGISERRANALQNELEESRTLLEQADRGRRQAEQELADAHEQLNEVSAQNASISAAKRKLESELQTLHSDLDELLNEAKNSEEKAKKAMVDAARLADELRAEQDHAQTQEKLRKALEQQIKELQVRLDEAEANALKGGKKAIQKLEQRVRELENELDGEQRRHADAQKNLRKSERRVKELSFQSEEDRKNHERMQDLVDKLQQKIKTYKRQIEEAEEIAALNLAKFRKAQQELEEAEERADLAEQAISKFRAKGRAGSVGRGASPAPRATSVRPQFDGLAFPPRFDLAPENEF
- the LOC6732556 gene encoding myosin heavy chain, muscle isoform X7, which gives rise to MPKPVANQEDEDPTPYLFVSLEQRRIDQSKPYDSKKSCWIPDEKEGYLLGEIKATKGDIVSVGLQGGETRDLKKDLLQQVNPPKYEKAEDMSNLTYLNDASVLHNLRQRYYNKLIYTYSGLFCVAINPYKRYPVYTNRCAKMYRGKRRNEVPPHIFAISDGAYVDMLTNHVNQSMLITGESGAGKTENTKKVIAYFATVGASKKTDEAAKSKGSLEDQVVQTNPVLEAFGNAKTVRNDNSSRFGKFIRIHFGPTGKLAGADIETYLLEKARVISQQSLERSYHIFYQIMSGSVAGVKDMCFLSDNIYDYYNVSQGKVTVPNMDDGEEFQLADQAFDILGFTKQEKEDVYRITAAVMHMGGMKFKQRGREEQAEQDGEEEGGRVSKLFGCDTAELYKNLLKPRIKVGNEFVTQGRNVQQVTNSIGALCKGVFDRLFKWLVKKCNETLDTQQKRQHFIGVLDIAGFEIFEYNGFEQLCINFTNEKLQQFFNHHMFVLEQEEYKREGIDWAFIDFGMDLLACIDLIEKPMGILSILEEESMFPKATDQTFSEKLTNTHLGKSAPFQKPKPPKPGQQAAHFAIAHYAGCVSYNITGWLEKNKDPLNDTVVDQFKKSQNKLLIEIFADHAGQSGGGEQAKGGRGKKGGGFATVSSAYKEQLNSLMTTLRSTQPHFVRCIIPNEMKQPGVVDAHLVMHQLTCNGVLEGIRICRKGFPNRMMYPDFKMRYMILAPAIMAAEKVAKNAAGKCLEAVGLDPDMYRIGHTKVFFRAGVLGQMEEFRDERLGKIMSWMQAWARGYLSRKGFKKLQEQRVALKVVQRNLRKYLQLRTWPWYKLWQKVKPLLNVSRIEDEIARLEEKAKKAEELHAAEVKVRKELEALNAKLLAEKTALLDSLSGEKGALQDYQERNAKLTAQKNDLENQLRDIQERLTQEEDARNQLFQQKKKADQEISGLKKDIEDLELNVQKAEQDKATKDHQIRNLNDEIAHQDELINKLNKEKKMQGETNQKTGEELQAAEDKINHLNKVKAKLEQTLDELEDSLEREKKVRGDVEKSKRKVEGDLKLTQEAVADLERNKKELEQTIQRKDKELSSITAKLEDEQVVVLKHQRQIKELQARIEELEEEVEAERQARAKAEKQRADLARELEELGERLEEAGGATSAQIELNKKREAELSKLRRDLEEANIQHESTLANLRKKHNDAVAEMAEQVDQLNKLKAKAEHDRQTCHNELNQTRTACDQLGRDKAAQEKIAKQLQHTLNEVQSKLDETNRTLNDFDASKKKLSIENSDLLRQLEEAESQVSQLSKIKISLTTQLEDTKRLADEESRERATLLGKFRNLEHDLDNLREQVEEEAEGKADLQRQLSKANAEAQVWRSKYESDGVARSEELEEAKRKLQARLAEAEETIESLNQKCIGLEKTKQRLSTEVEDLQLEVDRANAIANAAEKKQKAFDKIIGEWKLKVDDLAAELDASQKECRNYSTELFRLKGAYEEGQEQLEAVRRENKNLADEVKDLLDQIGEGGRNIHEIEKARKRLEAEKDELQAALEEAEAALEQEENKVLRAQLELSQVRQEIDRRIQEKEEEFENTRKNHQRALDSMQASLEAEAKGKAEALRMKKKLEADINELEIALDHANKANAEAQKNIKRYQQQLKDIQTALEEEQRARDDAREQLGISERRANALQNELEESRTLLEQADRGRRQAEQELADAHEQLNEVSAQNASISAAKRKLESELQTLHSDLDELLNEAKNSEEKAKKAMVDAARLADELRAEQDHAQTQEKLRKALEQQIKELQVRLDEAEANALKGGKKAIQKLEQRVRELENELDGEQRRHADAQKNLRKSERRVKELSFQSEEDRKNHERMQDLVDKLQQKIKTYKRQIEEAEEIAALNLAKFRKAQQELEEAEERADLAEQAISKFRAKGRAGSVGRGASPAPRATSVRPQFDGLAFPPRFDLAPENEF